One stretch of Rathayibacter festucae DSM 15932 DNA includes these proteins:
- a CDS encoding DUF3097 domain-containing protein — protein MDEDRYGQDVLAGNWRAKNTVEVAVVEAERDLVVEEVASGFVGAVVGVELRMVKLEDRFGKVRVFPIGPGFLIDGKPVSLKAPGLKRDANLGRARSASGSFHVADAKARVALPSRIYVEGRHDAELVEKVWGHDLRIEGVVVEYIEGVDNLDELVRAFAPGPGRRIGVLVDHLVRGSKESRIADAVAAGPHGAHVLVVGHPFVDVWQAVKPARVGLERWPDVPRSIEWKKGICQALGWPHDEQADIARAWQRILGQVRTFKDLEPALLGRVEQLIDFVTEPA, from the coding sequence ATGGACGAGGACAGGTACGGGCAGGACGTGCTCGCCGGGAACTGGCGGGCGAAGAACACGGTCGAGGTCGCGGTGGTCGAGGCCGAGCGCGATCTCGTGGTCGAGGAGGTCGCCTCCGGCTTCGTCGGCGCGGTCGTCGGCGTCGAGCTGCGGATGGTGAAGCTCGAGGACCGCTTCGGCAAGGTGCGCGTCTTCCCGATCGGACCCGGCTTCCTCATCGACGGCAAGCCGGTGTCGCTCAAGGCTCCCGGCCTCAAGCGCGACGCGAACCTCGGCCGCGCGCGCTCCGCCTCCGGCTCCTTCCACGTCGCGGACGCGAAGGCGCGCGTCGCGCTGCCGAGCCGCATCTACGTCGAGGGCCGGCACGACGCGGAGCTGGTGGAGAAGGTCTGGGGCCACGATCTGCGGATCGAGGGTGTGGTCGTCGAGTACATCGAGGGCGTGGACAACCTCGACGAGCTGGTCCGAGCCTTCGCTCCCGGCCCGGGACGGCGGATCGGCGTGCTCGTCGATCACCTCGTCCGCGGGTCGAAGGAGTCGCGGATCGCCGACGCGGTCGCCGCCGGCCCGCACGGCGCGCACGTCCTCGTCGTCGGCCATCCCTTCGTCGACGTCTGGCAGGCGGTCAAGCCGGCCCGCGTCGGCCTCGAGCGCTGGCCCGACGTCCCGCGCTCGATCGAGTGGAAGAAGGGCATCTGCCAGGCGCTCGGCTGGCCGCACGACGAGCAGGCCGACATCGCGCGCGCCTGGCAGCGCATCCTCGGGCAGGTCCGGACCTTCAAGGACCTGGAGCCCGCGCTGCTGGGCCGGGTCGAGCAGCTGATCGACTTCGTGACGGAGCCGGCATGA
- a CDS encoding zinc transporter permease, translating to MSSTDLHAEHDLTDHQHGDGCGHTTVQHDDHVDYAHGTHRHALHGDHYDEHGAHAEHVAAADQS from the coding sequence ATGAGCAGCACCGACCTCCACGCCGAGCACGACCTCACCGACCACCAGCACGGCGACGGCTGCGGCCACACCACCGTCCAGCACGACGACCACGTCGACTACGCGCACGGCACCCACCGCCACGCCCTGCACGGCGACCACTACGACGAGCACGGCGCCCACGCCGAGCACGTCGCCGCCGCCGACCAGTCCTGA
- the ribD gene encoding bifunctional diaminohydroxyphosphoribosylaminopyrimidine deaminase/5-amino-6-(5-phosphoribosylamino)uracil reductase RibD → MTIDFEHAMRRALSLAERGPARGVNPRVGCVLLAPDGTVLAEGWHHGAGTAHAEVDALSALAPGAATGATAVVSLEPCNHTGRTGPCSRALIDAGVARVVYAVGDPGDRSAGGGDTLRAAGVDVIEGVLAEEAEEFLHVWLAATRRRRPWVTLKWASTLDGRTAAADGSSRWITGAAARQRVHEQRATADAILVGTGTVLADDPSLTARGDAGELLAEQPLPVVVGTRAVPAGARVLEHPRPPVLERTHDLAAVLDRLYDAEIRHVYVEGGPTLASALVADGLVDEFLVYLAPALLGGPRLALDDLGVESIAGAHRLDLRSVEVLGGDLLVTARPGSPARRQLAPQKES, encoded by the coding sequence ATGACGATCGACTTCGAGCACGCGATGCGCAGGGCGCTGTCCCTCGCCGAGCGCGGCCCCGCCCGCGGCGTGAATCCGCGTGTCGGCTGCGTCCTCCTCGCGCCCGACGGCACCGTCCTCGCCGAGGGCTGGCACCACGGCGCCGGCACCGCGCACGCCGAGGTCGACGCCCTCTCCGCCCTCGCCCCCGGCGCCGCGACCGGCGCCACCGCCGTCGTCTCCCTCGAGCCCTGCAACCACACCGGCCGCACCGGCCCCTGCAGCCGTGCCCTGATCGACGCCGGCGTCGCCCGCGTGGTCTACGCCGTCGGTGACCCCGGCGACCGCTCGGCCGGCGGCGGCGACACCCTGCGCGCGGCCGGCGTCGACGTGATCGAGGGCGTCCTCGCCGAGGAGGCGGAGGAGTTCCTGCACGTCTGGCTCGCCGCGACCCGCCGCCGCCGCCCCTGGGTGACCCTCAAGTGGGCATCCACGCTCGACGGCCGCACCGCCGCCGCCGACGGCAGCAGCCGCTGGATCACCGGCGCCGCGGCCCGCCAGCGCGTGCACGAGCAGCGCGCCACCGCGGACGCGATCCTCGTCGGCACCGGCACGGTCCTCGCCGACGACCCGAGCCTCACCGCCCGCGGCGACGCCGGCGAGCTCCTCGCCGAGCAGCCGCTGCCCGTCGTCGTCGGCACCCGCGCCGTCCCCGCCGGCGCCCGCGTCCTCGAGCACCCGCGCCCCCCGGTCCTCGAGCGCACCCACGACCTCGCCGCGGTCCTCGACCGCCTCTACGACGCCGAGATCCGCCACGTCTACGTCGAGGGCGGCCCGACGCTGGCCTCCGCACTCGTCGCCGACGGGCTCGTCGACGAGTTCCTCGTCTACCTCGCCCCCGCGCTGCTCGGCGGCCCGCGGCTCGCGCTCGACGACCTGGGCGTCGAGAGCATCGCCGGCGCGCACCGCCTCGATCTCCGCTCCGTGGAGGTCCTCGGCGGCGACCTCCTCGTCACCGCCCGGCCGGGCTCCCCCGCCCGCCGGCAGCTCGCCCCGCAGAAGGAGTCCTGA
- a CDS encoding riboflavin synthase, whose translation MFTGIIEEVGVVTAVSAGSDAIRLTVRGPLAVEGARHGDSIAVSGVCLTVVDQSADGFTADVMAQTLRMSTLDGVAVGDPVNLERAALVGDRLGGHIVQGHIDGTATLLAVTPGDAWRVLRFSLPAEAAPLVTDKGSIAVDGVSLTVSAISPATEPEQWFEVSLIPETLAATTLGARVVGDRVNIETDILARHVERMLALRSAADEGGRA comes from the coding sequence ATGTTCACCGGAATCATCGAGGAGGTCGGCGTCGTCACGGCCGTCTCGGCAGGGAGCGACGCGATCCGCCTGACCGTGCGCGGCCCGCTGGCCGTCGAGGGCGCCCGGCACGGCGACTCCATCGCGGTCTCGGGCGTCTGCCTCACCGTCGTCGACCAGTCGGCGGACGGCTTCACCGCCGACGTGATGGCGCAGACCCTGCGGATGTCCACGCTCGACGGCGTCGCGGTCGGCGACCCCGTCAACCTCGAGCGCGCGGCGCTGGTCGGCGACCGCCTCGGCGGCCACATCGTCCAGGGCCACATCGACGGAACCGCGACGCTGCTCGCGGTCACCCCCGGCGACGCCTGGCGCGTGCTGCGCTTCTCCCTCCCCGCCGAGGCCGCCCCGCTCGTCACCGACAAGGGCTCGATCGCGGTCGACGGCGTCTCGCTGACCGTCTCGGCGATCAGTCCCGCCACCGAGCCGGAGCAGTGGTTCGAGGTCTCGCTCATCCCCGAGACCCTGGCCGCCACCACCCTCGGCGCCCGCGTCGTCGGCGACCGCGTCAACATCGAGACCGACATCCTCGCCCGCCACGTCGAGCGGATGCTCGCCCTGCGGTCCGCCGCCGACGAAGGAGGCCGGGCATGA
- the ribA gene encoding GTP cyclohydrolase II, with amino-acid sequence MSLATIPEAVAALRAGRPIIVADDEGRENEGDVIVSAQLASQETIAWMVRHSSGFICAPMTNEIADRLELPLMVVDNEDPRGTAYTISVDAADRLSTGISASDRAHTLRVLADPEATPARLHRPGHILPLRAVEGGVRERDGHTEAAVDLMKLAGLEPVGAISEIVAEDGEMMRLPGLIALGEREGVPVTTVAALIAYLEEHHAELDASSVEPARDTPRVIFEVETTVPTTHGPFQLRAYRDRQTGADHVAVVAGYIGDGHGTLVRVHSECLTGEAFGSLKCECGPQLDAALDTIQRDGGVVIYLRGHEGRGIGLINKLRAYRLQEDGLDTLDANLALGLPADARDYGAAVGILEDLGVTDVRLLTNNPEKVRQLTDRGITVSERVPLVAGVGAFNQGYLATKRDRMGHFSDLDPLVGLDPLDAGPSGATPKE; translated from the coding sequence ATGAGCCTCGCCACGATCCCCGAGGCCGTCGCTGCCCTCCGCGCCGGCCGCCCGATCATCGTCGCCGACGACGAGGGCCGCGAGAACGAGGGCGACGTCATCGTCTCGGCCCAGCTCGCGAGCCAGGAGACGATCGCCTGGATGGTGCGCCACTCCTCCGGCTTCATCTGCGCGCCGATGACGAACGAGATCGCCGACCGCCTGGAGCTTCCGCTGATGGTCGTCGACAACGAGGACCCGCGCGGCACCGCGTACACGATCTCGGTCGACGCCGCGGACCGCCTCTCCACCGGCATCAGCGCGTCCGACCGCGCGCACACGCTCCGCGTGCTGGCCGACCCGGAGGCGACCCCGGCGCGACTGCACCGGCCCGGCCACATCCTGCCGCTGCGCGCCGTGGAGGGCGGCGTGCGCGAGCGCGACGGCCACACGGAGGCGGCGGTCGACCTGATGAAGCTCGCCGGGCTCGAGCCCGTCGGCGCCATCTCGGAGATCGTGGCGGAGGACGGCGAGATGATGCGCCTCCCCGGCCTGATCGCGCTCGGCGAGCGCGAGGGCGTGCCGGTCACCACGGTGGCCGCCCTGATCGCCTACCTCGAGGAGCACCACGCCGAGCTGGACGCCTCGAGCGTGGAGCCCGCCCGGGACACCCCGCGGGTGATCTTCGAGGTCGAGACGACCGTGCCGACCACGCACGGGCCGTTCCAGCTGCGCGCCTACCGCGACCGCCAGACCGGCGCCGACCACGTCGCCGTCGTGGCGGGCTACATCGGCGACGGTCACGGCACGCTCGTGCGGGTGCACTCCGAGTGCCTCACCGGCGAGGCCTTCGGCTCGCTGAAGTGCGAGTGCGGACCGCAGCTCGACGCCGCGCTCGACACGATCCAGCGCGACGGCGGCGTCGTGATCTACCTCCGCGGGCACGAGGGCCGCGGCATCGGCCTGATCAACAAGCTCCGCGCCTACCGCCTCCAGGAGGACGGGCTCGACACCCTCGACGCCAACCTCGCCCTCGGCCTGCCCGCCGACGCCCGCGACTACGGCGCCGCCGTCGGCATCCTCGAGGACCTCGGCGTCACCGACGTCCGCCTGCTCACCAACAACCCGGAGAAGGTGCGCCAGCTCACCGACCGCGGCATCACCGTGTCCGAGCGCGTGCCGCTGGTGGCCGGGGTCGGCGCCTTCAACCAGGGCTACCTCGCGACCAAGCGCGACCGGATGGGCCACTTCAGCGATCTCGACCCCCTCGTCGGACTCGACCCCCTCGACGCCGGACCCTCCGGCGCGACACCGAAGGAGTAA
- the ribH gene encoding 6,7-dimethyl-8-ribityllumazine synthase — protein MAGSGAPTTSTVDGSGLRVVVVAGTWHQQISDGLIAGAKAALDESGASWSLVRVPGSFELPVAAKAALEAGADAVVALGVIIRGGTPHFEYVSDAATSGLTNVSIQTGKPVGFGVLTLDTEQQGIDRAGLPGSKEDKGREAAEAAIATALVLRELRG, from the coding sequence ATGGCCGGTAGCGGCGCCCCCACCACCTCCACCGTCGACGGGAGCGGCCTCCGCGTCGTCGTCGTCGCGGGGACCTGGCACCAGCAGATCAGCGACGGGCTGATCGCCGGCGCGAAGGCCGCGCTCGACGAGTCCGGCGCCTCCTGGTCGCTCGTGCGCGTCCCCGGCTCGTTCGAGCTGCCGGTCGCCGCGAAGGCCGCCCTCGAGGCCGGCGCCGACGCGGTGGTCGCCCTCGGCGTCATCATCCGCGGCGGCACCCCGCACTTCGAGTACGTCTCGGACGCGGCGACCTCGGGCCTGACGAACGTCTCGATCCAGACCGGCAAGCCGGTCGGCTTCGGCGTGCTCACCCTCGACACTGAGCAGCAGGGCATCGACCGCGCCGGCCTGCCCGGCTCGAAGGAGGACAAGGGCCGCGAGGCGGCGGAGGCGGCGATCGCGACCGCGCTCGTCCTCCGCGAGCTGCGCGGCTAG
- a CDS encoding MFS transporter codes for MSSSRTAADAPAAAPQNSRGRVILASLIGTSIEFYDFYAYATAAVLVFPSLFFVNEDPAVALLASFAVFGVAFIARPIGSIIFGHFGDRVGRKGTLVASLLTMGIATFLIGCLPTALTPGWEFLAPFLLVVMRFCQGLGLGGEWSGAALLATENAPANKRAIYGTFPQLGAPIGFIVANVLFLVLASTMSDETFAAWGWRVPFLASAVLVIVGLYVRLKLVETPAFQKVVDNGEVAKLPLARVFKTSWRPLILGTFIMLATYVLFYLMTTFTLTYGTTPSDAATPGLGYSRNDFLIMLIVGVVFFGIFTLVSGPLAEKFGRRRTLLVVTSAILVFGLLFVPLFSGGFAGVMAVLILGFTLMGLTFGPMGAVLPELFPTNVRYTGSAMSYNLASILGAALAPIIAVALWQSAGGSTLLVGLYLSGAAVLTLIALLLSKETQHTAYHDNVS; via the coding sequence ATGTCTTCTTCCCGTACCGCAGCCGACGCTCCCGCCGCCGCCCCGCAGAACTCGCGGGGCCGGGTCATCCTGGCGAGCCTCATCGGCACCTCGATCGAGTTCTACGACTTCTACGCCTACGCGACGGCCGCCGTCCTGGTCTTCCCCTCGCTCTTCTTCGTCAACGAGGACCCGGCGGTCGCCCTCCTCGCCTCCTTCGCGGTCTTCGGCGTCGCCTTCATCGCCCGCCCGATCGGGTCGATCATCTTCGGCCACTTCGGCGACCGCGTCGGCCGCAAGGGGACCCTCGTCGCCTCGCTGCTCACGATGGGCATCGCGACCTTCCTGATCGGCTGCCTGCCGACCGCCCTCACGCCCGGCTGGGAGTTCCTCGCCCCGTTCCTGCTCGTCGTGATGCGCTTCTGCCAGGGCCTCGGCCTCGGCGGCGAGTGGTCCGGCGCCGCGCTCCTCGCGACCGAGAACGCTCCCGCCAACAAGCGCGCCATCTACGGCACGTTCCCCCAGCTCGGCGCCCCGATCGGCTTCATCGTCGCGAACGTGCTCTTCCTCGTGCTGGCGAGCACCATGAGCGACGAGACCTTCGCGGCCTGGGGCTGGCGGGTGCCGTTCCTCGCGAGCGCCGTGCTGGTGATCGTCGGCCTCTACGTGCGCCTCAAGCTCGTCGAGACCCCCGCGTTCCAGAAGGTCGTCGACAACGGCGAGGTGGCCAAGCTGCCGCTCGCCCGCGTCTTCAAGACGAGCTGGCGCCCGCTCATCCTCGGCACGTTCATCATGCTGGCGACCTACGTGCTCTTCTACCTGATGACCACGTTCACGCTGACCTACGGCACCACGCCCTCCGATGCGGCGACCCCGGGCCTCGGCTACAGCCGCAACGACTTCCTGATCATGCTGATCGTCGGCGTCGTCTTCTTCGGGATCTTCACGCTCGTCTCCGGCCCGCTGGCCGAGAAGTTCGGCCGCCGCCGCACGCTGCTCGTCGTCACCTCGGCGATCCTCGTCTTCGGCCTGCTCTTCGTCCCGCTGTTCAGCGGCGGCTTCGCCGGCGTGATGGCGGTGCTGATCCTCGGCTTCACGCTGATGGGTCTCACCTTCGGCCCGATGGGCGCCGTCCTGCCCGAGCTGTTCCCGACCAACGTCCGCTACACCGGCTCGGCGATGTCGTACAACCTGGCGTCGATCCTCGGAGCGGCGCTCGCGCCGATCATCGCGGTGGCGCTCTGGCAGTCGGCCGGCGGCAGCACGCTGCTGGTGGGCCTCTACCTCAGCGGCGCGGCGGTGCTCACGCTCATCGCGCTGCTGCTCTCGAAGGAGACCCAGCACACGGCGTACCACGACAACGTGTCGTAG
- a CDS encoding ABC transporter ATP-binding protein, with the protein MSSTTESTRGGRRPRRGKDDGPRASFSQLVPYLLEHRGILSVVVVLSLFGAAASLAQPLVVGQVITRVQDGLDLGPLVWALLVLVVASGLISGFAHYLLQRTGEGIVLSSRRRLVARLLRLPIREFDARRTGDLVSRVGSDSTLLRAVLTQGLVDSIAGSLLFVGAIVAMAIIDWVLLLIIVVVVAVALGAALTLGRGIRVASRKAQEKVGDLAAAVERAISAVRTIRAAGATDREIAVVDTHATEAYRLGIRVAHISALVVPVAGIAMQVAFLAVLGVGGYRVASGAIDIAQLVSFILFLFMMVMPLGNFIGAITSVNSALGALGRIQEIIDLPIEGDGERDGGGLGPGVADSAIAFDDVVFSYDEKALDADEDARDRTVLRGVSFTVPRGKRTALVGPSGAGKSTILALIERFYDPEAGVVRLGGVDITAIDRDALRAQIGYVEQDAPVLAGTLRENLVLGRPDASDEDCLRVLEAVNLTDVLERNPLGLNAPVGESGVMLSGGERQRLAIGRALLAAPPILLLDESTSSLDGLNEQRLRLAIDAVAENRTLLVIAHRLSTVVDSDQIVVLQKGEVVGIGTHSELVESTPLYRDLAKHQLLV; encoded by the coding sequence ATGAGCAGCACCACGGAGAGCACGCGCGGCGGACGGCGCCCCCGCCGCGGCAAGGACGACGGACCCCGCGCCTCCTTCTCGCAGCTCGTCCCCTATCTGCTCGAGCACCGCGGCATCCTCTCGGTCGTGGTCGTGCTCAGCCTGTTCGGCGCCGCCGCCAGCCTCGCCCAGCCGCTCGTCGTCGGCCAGGTCATCACCCGCGTGCAGGACGGTCTCGACCTCGGCCCGCTGGTCTGGGCGCTCCTCGTGCTCGTCGTCGCCTCCGGCCTCATCTCCGGCTTCGCGCACTACCTCCTCCAGCGCACCGGCGAGGGCATCGTGCTCTCCAGCCGCCGCCGGCTCGTCGCGCGGCTGCTTCGCCTGCCGATCCGCGAGTTCGACGCCCGCCGTACCGGCGACCTCGTCTCCCGCGTCGGCTCCGACTCCACGCTGCTGCGCGCCGTGCTCACCCAGGGCCTCGTCGACTCGATCGCCGGCTCGCTGCTCTTCGTCGGTGCGATCGTCGCCATGGCGATCATCGACTGGGTGCTGCTGCTGATCATCGTGGTCGTCGTCGCCGTCGCGCTCGGCGCCGCGCTGACCCTCGGTCGCGGCATCCGCGTCGCCAGCCGGAAGGCGCAGGAGAAGGTCGGCGACCTCGCCGCCGCCGTCGAGCGCGCGATCAGCGCCGTCCGCACCATCCGCGCCGCCGGCGCGACCGACCGCGAGATCGCCGTCGTCGACACCCACGCGACCGAGGCCTACCGCCTCGGCATCCGCGTCGCGCACATCTCCGCGCTCGTCGTCCCGGTGGCCGGCATCGCGATGCAGGTCGCCTTCCTCGCCGTCCTCGGCGTCGGCGGCTACCGCGTCGCCTCGGGCGCGATCGACATCGCGCAGCTGGTCTCGTTCATCCTCTTCCTCTTCATGATGGTGATGCCGCTGGGCAACTTCATCGGCGCGATCACCTCGGTCAACTCGGCGCTCGGCGCGCTCGGCCGGATCCAGGAGATCATCGATCTGCCGATCGAGGGCGACGGCGAGCGCGACGGCGGCGGGCTCGGCCCGGGCGTCGCGGACTCCGCGATCGCCTTCGACGACGTCGTCTTCTCCTACGACGAGAAGGCCCTCGACGCCGACGAGGACGCCCGCGACCGCACCGTCCTGCGCGGCGTCTCGTTCACCGTCCCGCGCGGCAAGCGCACCGCCCTGGTCGGCCCGTCCGGCGCCGGCAAGAGCACGATCCTCGCGCTGATCGAGCGCTTCTACGACCCCGAGGCCGGCGTCGTCCGGCTCGGCGGCGTCGACATCACCGCCATCGACCGCGACGCCCTCCGCGCCCAGATCGGCTACGTCGAGCAGGACGCGCCGGTGCTGGCCGGCACCCTCCGCGAGAACCTCGTGCTCGGCCGACCGGACGCCTCCGACGAGGACTGCCTGCGGGTGCTCGAGGCCGTGAACCTCACCGACGTGCTCGAGCGCAACCCGCTCGGACTGAACGCGCCCGTCGGCGAGAGCGGCGTCATGCTCTCGGGCGGAGAGCGCCAGCGCCTCGCCATCGGGCGCGCGCTCCTCGCGGCCCCGCCGATCCTGCTGCTCGACGAGTCCACCTCGAGCCTGGACGGCCTCAACGAGCAGCGCCTGCGCCTCGCGATCGACGCCGTGGCCGAGAACCGCACGCTGCTCGTGATCGCGCACCGCCTCTCGACGGTCGTCGACTCCGACCAGATCGTGGTGCTGCAGAAGGGCGAGGTCGTCGGGATCGGCACGCACTCCGAGCTCGTCGAGTCGACGCCGCTCTACCGCGACCTGGCCAAGCACCAGCTGCTGGTCTGA
- a CDS encoding SDR family NAD(P)-dependent oxidoreductase, translated as MRVEGCAALVSGGASGLGAATARALAEAGARVVVLDLPAALDSADLPESVLRISGDVLDADAVQRAVTAAEGLRIAVTCAGVATPGRLLGRDGPLALDAFERVLRINTVGTLNVLRLAAAAIAEGEPVDGERGVLITTASIAAFEGQIGQAAYAASKGAVAALTLPLARELASALIRVVSIAPGTFDTPLLAGLPEAARAALGEAVPHPARLGRPSEFAALVRHVIENPMLNGEVIRLDGALRMPPR; from the coding sequence ATGCGCGTCGAGGGCTGCGCGGCGCTGGTCTCCGGGGGAGCCTCGGGGCTCGGGGCCGCAACGGCGCGAGCCCTCGCCGAGGCCGGAGCGCGAGTCGTCGTGCTCGACCTGCCGGCGGCGCTCGACAGCGCCGACCTGCCGGAGTCGGTCCTGCGGATCTCGGGCGACGTCCTCGACGCCGATGCGGTCCAGCGGGCCGTGACGGCTGCCGAGGGACTGCGGATCGCGGTGACCTGCGCCGGCGTCGCCACGCCGGGTCGGCTCCTCGGCCGTGACGGGCCGCTGGCGCTCGACGCCTTCGAGCGCGTCCTGCGGATCAACACCGTCGGCACGCTGAACGTCCTGCGGCTCGCGGCGGCCGCGATCGCCGAGGGCGAGCCGGTCGACGGAGAGCGCGGGGTCCTGATCACCACGGCGTCGATCGCCGCCTTCGAGGGGCAGATCGGGCAGGCGGCCTACGCCGCCTCGAAAGGCGCCGTGGCCGCGCTGACCCTGCCGCTCGCGCGCGAGCTGGCGTCCGCGCTGATCCGCGTCGTCTCGATCGCGCCCGGCACCTTCGACACCCCCCTGCTCGCCGGGCTGCCGGAGGCGGCGCGCGCCGCCCTCGGCGAGGCGGTGCCGCACCCGGCCCGGCTCGGCCGGCCGTCGGAGTTCGCCGCGCTCGTGCGCCACGTGATCGAGAACCCGATGCTCAACGGCGAGGTGATCCGCCTCGACGGCGCGCTGCGGATGCCGCCGCGCTGA
- a CDS encoding TrmH family RNA methyltransferase — protein sequence MELIEVRSLEDPRLRDYAHATDVALKNARGPHGLYLAESALVLERALAAGHRPRSVLSLGGSVEEAERLLGDRDVPVFTGPGELLAELTGYTLHRGLIAALDRPVLADPAALLADARRVVVLENVVDPTNVGAIFRSVGAIGADAVLVTPRCSDPFYRRAIRVSMGTVLQVPWTRVGDWPSTRALLHGAGFSIAAMALTPEAVPLRDFAVDAPERVALVLGTEGEGLTAEALAAADVAVQIPMRHGIDSLNVAAASAVAMWALAAP from the coding sequence GTGGAGCTGATCGAGGTCCGCTCGCTCGAGGATCCCCGGCTGCGCGACTACGCGCACGCCACGGACGTCGCGCTGAAGAACGCCCGCGGCCCGCACGGGCTCTACCTCGCGGAGTCGGCGCTGGTCCTCGAGCGGGCGCTCGCCGCCGGTCACCGGCCGCGCTCGGTGCTCTCGCTCGGGGGCTCGGTCGAGGAGGCCGAGCGGCTGCTCGGCGACCGCGACGTGCCGGTGTTCACCGGGCCCGGTGAGCTGCTGGCCGAGCTGACCGGCTACACGCTGCACCGCGGCCTGATCGCTGCGCTGGACCGTCCCGTCCTGGCCGACCCGGCGGCGCTGCTCGCCGACGCGCGCCGCGTGGTCGTGCTCGAGAACGTGGTCGACCCGACCAACGTCGGCGCGATCTTCCGCTCGGTCGGCGCGATCGGCGCCGACGCCGTGCTGGTGACCCCGCGCTGCTCCGACCCCTTCTACCGCCGGGCGATCCGCGTCAGCATGGGCACGGTGCTCCAGGTGCCGTGGACGCGGGTGGGCGACTGGCCGAGCACGCGCGCGCTGCTGCACGGGGCCGGCTTCTCGATCGCCGCGATGGCGCTGACGCCGGAGGCGGTGCCGCTGCGTGACTTCGCGGTGGACGCCCCGGAGCGGGTCGCGCTCGTCCTCGGCACCGAGGGGGAGGGGCTCACCGCCGAGGCGCTGGCCGCCGCGGACGTCGCGGTGCAGATCCCGATGCGGCACGGGATCGACTCGCTGAACGTCGCGGCGGCGAGCGCGGTGGCGATGTGGGCGCTCGCGGCGCCCTGA